From a single Serratia surfactantfaciens genomic region:
- a CDS encoding FAD-dependent oxidoreductase: MMIVQRVFAVLYMLAGLAKAFPQLENVADILQQAAVANQGTWYAGVTAWLAAQGTAVNALIGVALFVSGAVLMFNPRWTTLIIYCQLLMMAGFVTILHRAQPQVILLDAIFAMAALYMLRQQHHRKPKPRTFPTRDFSTPASGGSVTPTLDGEYDVVIIGGGVSGLAAASELTERRVLVLEKSASFGGNARYHAVNRLKFPIAGVCFQEPLPGSFMLQLLKKIGLSGAYKSNEKDTLVFFDTFLLLRCLGEVVVGFFKQPVYLLKPAVWRLTGQLFLHALIGKPYVIAAKQLGDPIFADLYAFLDTFSPRGERYPSLPWTPQSAWSKANMALLDTIPLYTYLFEPHKLDQIPADLRPPRKFGKLVENAVSTTLRVECLDIREVSAYVGLHFLVGYLRGNLVTLPGGNGSISAGLLDYLEEQNNVRLQSRVQLQSITPGGDETVIRFSVNGAASEIRAKQVIWAAPKTHLPTWLPTLPKEQLAAIRQIRHEDYYLANVLLKKPILEHSFGGYLIEPENTRTPYYWSKAGTCLIANWMDNHLSAEAGVLTLLKPTTRPERQGRTAQNEFPALQQQTYVEIAKVLGNMGIDADIIEDIQIWFWPAGLVTSVAGQQAQGVFHQASRPFENIHFANQDSVGIGNIESAVLAGLNAAKAVRERLAMPVTPAEVMS; the protein is encoded by the coding sequence ATGATGATCGTTCAACGCGTTTTTGCCGTGCTCTATATGTTGGCCGGCCTGGCGAAAGCCTTCCCTCAGTTGGAAAACGTCGCCGATATTCTGCAGCAGGCGGCCGTGGCGAACCAGGGCACCTGGTACGCCGGGGTGACGGCTTGGCTGGCGGCGCAGGGTACAGCGGTTAACGCGCTGATCGGCGTGGCGCTGTTTGTCTCCGGTGCGGTCTTGATGTTCAACCCGCGTTGGACGACATTGATCATCTACTGCCAGCTGCTGATGATGGCGGGATTTGTCACGATCCTGCACCGCGCCCAGCCGCAGGTCATATTGCTCGATGCGATTTTCGCGATGGCGGCGCTGTACATGCTGCGGCAACAACACCACCGCAAACCCAAGCCGCGCACGTTCCCCACGCGCGACTTTTCCACGCCGGCGTCAGGCGGCTCGGTAACCCCCACGCTGGACGGCGAGTATGACGTGGTGATCATCGGCGGCGGCGTCTCCGGTTTGGCCGCGGCCAGCGAACTGACCGAACGCCGGGTTCTGGTGCTGGAAAAAAGCGCTTCCTTTGGCGGCAACGCGCGCTACCACGCGGTGAATCGTCTGAAGTTTCCCATCGCCGGCGTCTGCTTCCAGGAGCCATTGCCGGGTTCGTTCATGTTGCAACTGCTGAAGAAAATCGGTCTGAGCGGCGCCTACAAGTCCAATGAAAAGGACACGCTGGTGTTTTTCGACACCTTCTTGCTGCTCCGATGCCTGGGTGAAGTCGTCGTTGGTTTTTTCAAACAGCCGGTCTACCTGCTGAAACCCGCCGTCTGGCGCCTGACGGGACAACTATTCCTGCATGCCTTGATCGGTAAACCTTATGTTATCGCGGCAAAACAGCTGGGCGATCCGATCTTTGCCGATCTGTACGCCTTCCTCGATACCTTCTCGCCGCGCGGCGAGCGGTACCCCAGCCTGCCCTGGACGCCGCAGAGCGCCTGGAGCAAAGCGAATATGGCGCTGCTCGACACTATCCCGCTGTACACTTATCTGTTCGAACCGCACAAACTGGATCAGATCCCGGCGGATCTGCGGCCGCCGAGAAAATTCGGCAAGCTGGTAGAGAATGCCGTCAGCACCACGCTGCGCGTGGAATGTCTCGATATTCGCGAAGTCTCCGCCTATGTCGGATTGCACTTCCTGGTGGGGTATTTACGCGGCAATCTGGTCACGCTGCCGGGCGGTAACGGCAGCATCAGCGCCGGGCTGCTCGACTATCTTGAGGAGCAAAACAACGTCAGGCTGCAAAGCCGCGTACAGCTTCAAAGCATCACACCCGGCGGCGACGAAACGGTGATCCGGTTCAGCGTCAATGGCGCGGCCAGCGAAATCAGAGCCAAACAAGTGATCTGGGCTGCCCCCAAAACGCATTTGCCCACCTGGTTGCCCACACTGCCCAAAGAGCAATTGGCGGCGATCCGTCAGATCCGCCATGAAGATTACTACCTGGCGAACGTGCTGTTGAAAAAACCGATCCTCGAACACTCGTTCGGCGGCTATCTGATCGAGCCGGAAAACACCCGCACACCTTACTATTGGAGCAAAGCCGGCACCTGTCTGATCGCCAATTGGATGGACAATCACCTCAGCGCGGAAGCCGGGGTATTAACCCTGCTCAAACCGACCACTCGCCCAGAGCGGCAAGGTCGCACCGCGCAGAACGAGTTCCCGGCGCTGCAGCAACAGACCTATGTCGAAATCGCCAAAGTGCTGGGCAACATGGGCATTGACGCCGACATCATTGAAGACATTCAAATCTGGTTCTGGCCCGCGGGTCTGGTGACCTCGGTCGCCGGACAACAGGCTCAGGGCGTGTTTCACCAGGCCAGCAGGCCGTTTGAGAATATTCACTTCGCCAATCAGGACAGCGTGGGCATCGGTAATATCGAAAGCGCGGTGTTAGCCGGGCTGAACGCCGCCAAAGCGGTGAGAGAACGCCTCGCAATGCCCGTTACGCCTGCGGAGGTGATGTCATGA
- a CDS encoding acyl-CoA dehydrogenase family protein: MDFNLSSEQQALSESAQRFAREVLDQDAHDRLSRQVLSLDLWRQAAAYGFTRAPVATAFGGLGISALDTALMIEALGKGSRDIGMSFSLCAHLCACVIPLSRFGSEALKAQYLEALAAGKLIAANAATEPDAGSDIYAMKSTAQPCEGGYRLNGNKIFITNAPIADIFIVYAKTHPEHGFMGVSAFVLEKGMPGLNVGAVSPKDCLSNCPWSELTFNDVFIPEAQRLGMPGAGGAIFHDSMIWEKGCLSALFIGAMERVLDSALDYAKQRRQFGKAIGQFQSVSNRIIEMKLRLEQCRLMLYRACWKHDRGQDAEIDIAMSKLLISEYAVQSALDAIQIFGGAGMDQELGLVRHLLNVIPSRIFSGTNEIQKEIVARKLGLRGVA; encoded by the coding sequence ATGGATTTTAACTTATCAAGCGAGCAGCAGGCTCTAAGCGAATCCGCTCAGCGTTTTGCCCGCGAGGTGCTGGATCAGGATGCGCATGATCGGCTTTCACGGCAGGTATTAAGCCTGGATTTGTGGCGACAAGCCGCCGCCTATGGCTTTACCCGAGCCCCCGTGGCGACCGCGTTCGGCGGATTGGGCATTAGCGCGCTCGATACTGCGCTGATGATTGAGGCGCTGGGTAAAGGCAGCCGCGACATCGGCATGTCCTTTTCGCTCTGCGCTCATCTGTGCGCCTGCGTGATCCCGCTTTCCCGCTTCGGTTCCGAAGCATTAAAAGCGCAGTATCTCGAAGCGTTGGCGGCCGGAAAACTGATCGCGGCGAATGCGGCGACGGAGCCGGACGCCGGTTCCGATATTTATGCCATGAAATCAACCGCTCAACCCTGTGAAGGCGGCTACCGGCTCAACGGAAACAAAATTTTCATCACCAACGCGCCGATTGCCGACATCTTCATCGTCTATGCGAAAACCCATCCCGAACATGGCTTTATGGGCGTGTCCGCATTTGTGCTCGAGAAAGGGATGCCAGGCTTAAACGTAGGCGCCGTCAGCCCGAAAGATTGCCTCTCCAACTGCCCGTGGAGCGAACTGACCTTCAACGACGTCTTCATTCCAGAGGCCCAACGGCTCGGCATGCCGGGCGCCGGCGGCGCCATCTTCCACGATTCAATGATCTGGGAAAAGGGCTGCCTGTCGGCTCTGTTTATCGGCGCAATGGAGCGCGTGCTCGACAGCGCGCTGGACTACGCCAAACAACGCCGACAATTCGGCAAAGCGATCGGCCAATTTCAGTCCGTCTCCAACCGCATCATCGAGATGAAACTGCGTCTGGAACAGTGTCGGCTAATGCTCTACCGCGCCTGTTGGAAACACGATCGGGGCCAGGACGCCGAGATCGACATCGCCATGAGCAAACTGTTGATTTCCGAATATGCCGTGCAGTCCGCGCTGGACGCGATTCAAATCTTCGGCGGAGCCGGCATGGATCAAGAACTCGGTCTGGTGCGCCACTTGCTGAACGTGATCCCCAGCCGGATCTTCTCCGGCACCAACGAGATACAAAAAGAAATTGTCGCCCGCAAGCTGGGTCTGCGGGGAGTCGCATGA